In Proteus vulgaris, one DNA window encodes the following:
- a CDS encoding cold-shock protein: MTLQLRMGRVKWFDNNKGYGLIVARDIEQEVYVNKKAIANTKNKALTEGQDVEFSVIRTAAGLEAADVIGF, from the coding sequence ATGACATTACAATTAAGAATGGGTCGCGTAAAATGGTTTGACAATAACAAAGGTTATGGTCTTATTGTTGCAAGAGACATTGAACAAGAAGTTTATGTCAATAAAAAAGCGATTGCCAATACAAAAAACAAAGCATTAACAGAAGGTCAAGATGTTGAATTTTCTGTTATCAGAACAGCCGCTGGCCTAGAAGCCGCTGATGTTATCGGATTTTAA
- the elyC gene encoding envelope biogenesis factor ElyC, producing MLFLLKKYVAGFLMPLPLLLLIAFFALALLWFTRWQKTGKSLLTVVLILLMLLGIQPVADTLLMPSEKEYQARYELRENSQQDVNYIVVLGGGFTYNPDWAPSSNLLNNSLFRVAEGVRLYYRNPNSTLIFTGGAGVNQISSAEVAAQVAQSLGVPPERTIALSTPKDTEEEAYEVDKLIGKKPFLLVTSANHLARAERFFLARGMKPIVAPANQLAITSPLHPWEKYFPSATYFQHSERAWYEFLGSMWQSVKPAGQPVTIPENESHQSDKKENQ from the coding sequence ATGCTGTTTTTGCTCAAAAAGTATGTTGCAGGTTTTTTAATGCCCTTGCCTTTACTCTTATTAATCGCCTTTTTTGCCTTAGCTCTGCTTTGGTTTACTCGTTGGCAAAAAACAGGAAAAAGCCTACTTACTGTTGTTCTTATTTTATTGATGCTTTTAGGCATACAGCCTGTTGCTGATACATTATTAATGCCAAGTGAAAAAGAGTATCAAGCTCGTTATGAATTACGAGAAAATTCACAACAAGATGTGAACTACATTGTTGTTTTGGGTGGTGGATTTACTTATAACCCAGATTGGGCCCCCAGTTCTAATCTTCTTAATAATAGTTTATTTCGTGTTGCTGAAGGTGTAAGACTCTATTATCGCAATCCTAATTCAACACTGATTTTTACAGGTGGTGCAGGTGTTAATCAAATAAGTAGTGCAGAGGTGGCAGCTCAGGTAGCACAATCTTTAGGTGTACCTCCTGAAAGAACTATCGCATTATCAACACCGAAAGATACTGAAGAAGAAGCCTATGAAGTTGATAAATTAATTGGTAAGAAACCATTTTTACTTGTGACGTCCGCTAACCATTTAGCACGCGCCGAACGTTTCTTTTTAGCTAGAGGCATGAAACCTATCGTTGCACCAGCTAACCAATTGGCTATCACTTCGCCATTACATCCTTGGGAGAAATATTTCCCTTCAGCAACCTATTTTCAACATAGTGAACGTGCATGGTATGAGTTTTTAGGCTCAATGTGGCAATCAGTAAAACCAGCAGGACAACCAGTCACTATTCCTGAAAATGAAAGTCATCAATCAGATAAAAAAGAAAACCAATAA
- the lpxK gene encoding tetraacyldisaccharide 4'-kinase, which produces MIERIWSGKSWFYFLLLPFSWLYGAITLLRRFAYQKGWLSSWKASVPVVVVGNLTAGGNGKTPVVIWLVEQLIQQGFKPGIVSRGYGGKSDHYPLLLTSETTPAMAGDEPVLIYHRTGAPVAVAPNRRDAVKALLAQHELDVIITDDGLQHYALQRDYEIVVIDGQRRFGNGWWLPAGPMRERASRLHSVDTIIVNGGLSQDNEIAMVLAGDIVVNLKTGEKKPVQQIAKAVAIAGIGHPPRFFNSLREKGIELISIKAFSDHSDYSAKELQDLTPFNETLIMTEKDAVKCQHFAQDNWWYLPVSAELNSQSVLKQVSNLIYGSKKTCI; this is translated from the coding sequence ATGATTGAACGGATTTGGTCTGGTAAATCTTGGTTTTATTTCCTCTTACTTCCATTTTCATGGTTGTACGGTGCAATTACTCTATTAAGGCGCTTTGCATATCAAAAAGGATGGTTGTCATCATGGAAAGCTTCTGTTCCTGTTGTAGTTGTTGGTAACTTAACAGCAGGTGGTAATGGCAAAACACCGGTTGTTATATGGCTCGTTGAGCAATTAATACAGCAAGGATTTAAACCAGGCATTGTTTCCCGTGGTTATGGCGGAAAATCAGATCATTATCCATTACTGCTGACATCAGAGACCACACCTGCAATGGCAGGTGATGAACCTGTGTTAATTTATCATCGAACAGGTGCACCCGTTGCGGTTGCACCTAATCGACGAGATGCAGTAAAAGCCTTATTAGCGCAACATGAACTTGATGTAATTATCACTGATGATGGCTTACAGCATTATGCACTACAGCGTGATTATGAAATTGTTGTTATTGATGGGCAGCGTCGATTTGGTAATGGCTGGTGGCTTCCTGCTGGTCCTATGCGGGAACGAGCGAGTCGCTTACATTCAGTTGATACAATTATCGTTAATGGTGGTTTAAGCCAAGATAATGAGATAGCTATGGTTTTAGCGGGTGATATTGTGGTGAACCTTAAAACAGGTGAGAAAAAGCCAGTTCAACAGATCGCTAAAGCGGTAGCAATAGCCGGAATTGGTCATCCCCCTCGTTTTTTTAATTCTTTGCGTGAAAAAGGAATTGAATTAATTTCAATTAAAGCATTTAGTGATCATAGTGATTACAGTGCCAAAGAATTACAAGATTTAACACCTTTCAATGAAACGCTTATTATGACAGAAAAAGATGCTGTTAAATGTCAGCATTTTGCTCAAGATAATTGGTGGTATTTGCCAGTCAGTGCTGAATTAAATAGTCAATCGGTGCTAAAACAAGTCAGCAATTTAATTTACGGCTCGAAAAAAACTTGTATCTGA
- the kdsB gene encoding 3-deoxy-manno-octulosonate cytidylyltransferase, which produces MFTVIIPGRYASTRLPGKPLADIHGKPMIVRVMEQAMRSGANRVIVATDNLDVVAAVEKAGGEACMTREDHHSGTERLAEVIEKYQFADDEIIVNVQGDEPLIPPAIITQVAENLANCGAGMATLAVPIVDSKEAFNPNAVKVVMDAKGFALYFSRATIPWERDRFNLSHDEIGEHYLRHIGIYAYRAGFIRRYITWEPSPLESIEMLEQLRVLWYGEKIHVAKALEVPGVGVDTQDDLVAARAAYRALNQEF; this is translated from the coding sequence ATGTTCACGGTCATAATCCCTGGTCGATATGCATCGACCCGCTTACCGGGTAAACCCCTCGCGGATATTCACGGTAAGCCAATGATTGTTCGTGTTATGGAACAGGCTATGCGTTCTGGTGCAAACCGTGTCATTGTCGCAACCGACAACTTAGATGTTGTTGCCGCTGTGGAAAAAGCGGGTGGGGAAGCATGTATGACCCGAGAAGATCACCATTCGGGTACAGAACGTTTAGCTGAAGTCATTGAAAAATACCAATTTGCAGATGACGAGATAATCGTTAACGTACAAGGTGATGAGCCTCTTATTCCTCCCGCAATTATTACTCAAGTTGCTGAAAATTTGGCAAATTGTGGTGCTGGAATGGCAACATTAGCAGTGCCTATTGTTGATTCAAAAGAAGCTTTTAATCCTAACGCCGTGAAAGTGGTGATGGATGCAAAAGGTTTTGCACTTTATTTTTCTCGTGCAACCATTCCTTGGGAAAGAGACCGTTTTAACTTATCACACGATGAAATTGGTGAGCATTACTTACGCCATATTGGGATTTATGCTTATCGCGCAGGTTTTATACGTCGATATATTACTTGGGAACCGAGCCCATTAGAATCTATTGAAATGTTAGAGCAACTGCGAGTATTGTGGTATGGCGAAAAAATCCATGTTGCAAAAGCATTAGAAGTTCCTGGCGTGGGTGTTGATACTCAAGATGATCTTGTCGCAGCCAGAGCTGCATATCGAGCACTTAACCAAGAGTTCTGA
- the msbA gene encoding lipid A ABC transporter ATP-binding protein/permease MsbA: MNDIDLSTWQTFRRLWPMIRIFKAGLIAAAIALIVNAGVDAFMISLLKPLLDEGFGKASNDVLKWMPIAVIGLIVLRGISNFISSYCLSWVSGKVVMNMRRRLFSHIMGMPVSFFDQQSTGTLLSRITYDSEQVASSSSGALITVVREGAYIIGLFGLMFYYSWQLSMILIVIAPIVAIVIRLVSTRFRTISKRIQNSMGQVTTSAEQMLKGHKEVLIFNGQEVENKRFNHVSNHIRRQGMRMVVASSISDPIIQLIASFALAFVLYAASFPDIMDTLTAGTITVVFSSMVALMRPLKSLTNVNAQFQRGMAACQTLFAILDMEQEKDTGKLELKKPTGDIEFRNVTFQYVTKDTPALKNMSFTIPAGKTVALVGRSGSGKSTIANLITRFYDINEGQILINGHDIREYTLKSLRNQVALVSQNVHLFNETVANNIVYACEDQYSRDDIEKAAKMAHAMDFINKMDKGLDTEIGENGVLLSGGQRQRIAIARALLRDSPILILDEATSALDTESERAIQSALDELQKNRTSLVIAHRLSTIEKADEILVIEDGEIVERGSHIDLIDQKGVYAQLHRMQFGK, translated from the coding sequence ATGAATGATATAGACCTATCAACGTGGCAAACATTCCGACGCTTATGGCCGATGATTCGGATTTTCAAAGCGGGTTTGATCGCTGCAGCAATTGCATTAATCGTCAATGCGGGTGTGGATGCATTTATGATTTCTTTATTAAAACCACTGCTTGATGAAGGTTTTGGTAAAGCAAGTAATGACGTATTAAAATGGATGCCGATTGCTGTTATTGGACTGATAGTTCTGCGTGGTATATCTAACTTTATTTCAAGTTACTGCCTTTCTTGGGTATCTGGGAAAGTTGTAATGAATATGCGTCGCCGACTATTTTCCCATATTATGGGAATGCCGGTGAGCTTTTTTGACCAGCAATCAACAGGAACTTTGCTTTCTCGTATTACATATGATTCAGAGCAAGTTGCTTCTTCTTCATCAGGTGCATTAATTACAGTTGTTCGTGAAGGTGCTTACATTATCGGGCTCTTTGGCTTGATGTTTTACTATAGTTGGCAATTATCTATGATCCTCATTGTTATTGCCCCTATTGTTGCCATTGTTATTCGTTTGGTATCAACACGTTTTAGAACGATCAGTAAACGTATTCAAAATAGTATGGGACAAGTAACAACTAGTGCTGAACAGATGCTGAAAGGGCATAAAGAAGTGCTTATTTTTAATGGACAAGAAGTCGAGAATAAGCGCTTTAATCATGTGAGTAACCATATTCGTCGTCAAGGTATGCGTATGGTTGTTGCATCGTCAATTTCAGATCCTATTATTCAATTAATTGCTTCCTTCGCATTAGCATTTGTTCTATACGCGGCGAGTTTCCCTGACATTATGGATACATTAACCGCAGGTACAATCACTGTTGTTTTCTCATCAATGGTTGCATTAATGCGCCCATTGAAATCATTGACGAATGTAAATGCTCAGTTCCAAAGAGGTATGGCGGCTTGTCAGACCTTATTTGCTATTCTCGATATGGAACAAGAGAAAGATACTGGTAAGCTAGAATTGAAAAAACCAACGGGTGATATTGAATTCCGTAATGTGACTTTCCAATATGTGACAAAAGATACACCTGCCTTGAAAAATATGTCATTTACTATTCCAGCAGGAAAAACTGTTGCATTAGTGGGGCGTTCTGGTTCCGGTAAGTCAACAATAGCTAATCTGATCACACGTTTTTATGATATCAATGAAGGACAAATATTGATTAATGGTCATGATATTCGTGAATACACATTGAAATCTTTACGTAATCAAGTTGCTCTTGTTTCTCAAAATGTTCACTTATTTAATGAAACAGTAGCAAACAATATTGTTTATGCGTGTGAAGACCAATACAGTCGTGACGATATCGAAAAAGCAGCCAAAATGGCACATGCAATGGACTTTATTAATAAAATGGATAAAGGCCTAGATACTGAAATTGGTGAAAATGGTGTTCTGCTTTCGGGGGGACAGCGTCAACGTATCGCGATAGCAAGGGCTTTACTACGTGACTCACCAATTCTTATCCTTGATGAAGCTACATCGGCACTTGATACAGAATCAGAACGAGCTATTCAATCTGCACTTGATGAACTGCAAAAAAATAGAACCTCTTTAGTAATTGCTCACCGCCTATCAACCATTGAAAAAGCAGATGAAATTTTAGTTATTGAAGATGGTGAAATTGTTGAACGTGGCTCACACATTGATTTAATCGATCAAAAAGGTGTTTATGCCCAACTTCACAGGATGCAATTTGGTAAATGA
- a CDS encoding Trm112 family protein — translation MDHRLLEIIACPVCHGKLIFDKENSELICKIDHLAYPVRDNIPVLLENEARELSLEEEK, via the coding sequence ATGGATCACCGCTTACTTGAAATTATTGCTTGTCCAGTTTGCCACGGCAAACTTATCTTTGATAAAGAAAATTCAGAGCTTATCTGCAAAATTGATCATTTAGCTTATCCTGTTCGTGACAATATCCCCGTTCTTCTGGAGAATGAAGCAAGAGAATTATCACTAGAAGAGGAAAAGTAA